The Frankiaceae bacterium genome window below encodes:
- the murB gene encoding UDP-N-acetylmuramate dehydrogenase: MNALLDALRANGLTVTEDQPLGPWTTLGVGGAARLFVEPRTPAELAVVLSSLGDVPLLVLGRGSNMLVADSGWPGLALRLGAGFKWQRRHDLTVESGGGTSMPALAAWLATEGLSGLEFAAGIPATVGGSVRMNAGAHGGQTADALDAVTIASPESPDGVECAAPDLGFGYRRSALPKRSVVVAARWTLSAADPAEIRTKLDELRAWRRETQPLRQRNCGSVFTNPPGDSAGRLIEAAGLKGRSVGGASVSEKHANFIVVDPSCTTAKDVLALIREVRTEVAARGGPILEPEVRLVGFGEGW; this comes from the coding sequence GTGAACGCCCTGCTGGATGCGTTGCGCGCCAACGGTTTGACGGTCACCGAGGACCAGCCGCTCGGCCCGTGGACGACGCTCGGGGTCGGGGGAGCGGCGCGGCTGTTCGTGGAGCCGCGGACGCCGGCCGAGCTCGCCGTCGTGCTCTCGTCGCTCGGCGACGTACCGCTGCTCGTCCTCGGCCGCGGCTCCAACATGCTCGTCGCCGACTCCGGCTGGCCTGGGCTCGCGCTGCGGCTGGGGGCGGGCTTCAAGTGGCAGCGTCGTCACGACCTCACGGTCGAGTCGGGGGGCGGCACGTCGATGCCCGCGCTGGCCGCGTGGCTCGCGACCGAGGGGCTGTCGGGGCTGGAGTTCGCGGCGGGGATCCCGGCGACCGTCGGCGGCTCCGTACGGATGAACGCCGGCGCCCACGGCGGCCAGACCGCCGACGCCCTGGACGCCGTGACCATCGCCTCGCCCGAGTCTCCGGACGGCGTGGAGTGCGCGGCTCCCGACCTCGGCTTCGGCTACCGGCGCTCGGCGCTGCCGAAGCGCTCCGTCGTCGTCGCGGCGCGGTGGACGCTGTCGGCGGCCGACCCCGCGGAGATCCGTACGAAGCTCGACGAGCTGCGCGCGTGGCGTCGCGAGACGCAGCCGTTGCGGCAGCGCAACTGCGGCTCCGTCTTCACCAACCCCCCAGGGGACTCCGCCGGCCGGCTCATCGAGGCGGCGGGCCTGAAGGGGCGTTCCGTCGGCGGCGCGAGCGTCAGCGAGAAGCACGCGAACTTCATCGTCGTGGACCCGTCGTGCACCACCGCGAAGGACGTGCTCGCGCTGATCCGCGAGGTGCGTACGGAGGTCGCGGCGAGGGGCGGGCCGATCCTCGAGCCCGAGGTGCGGCTCGTGGGGTTCGGGGAGGGCTGGTGA
- a CDS encoding phage holin family protein: MIVVSGVLVLVALIFLIIGLLGEGLTMIWLSIGTSVVAGVFLLLGALQRRGAPAPAAEGATTGQDMLDRVTAVSVRPREADATDSTPTEAVDMGAAASSTASSAGEVSVVPGRPRYHVANCRFLAGRPDVETIAVEDARGEGYTACGVCKPDAALEAAAATPEPAAEPEPDLVAADATAEDIEPAAAPAKKAPAKRASRTAAASASTGASATADAPAKPAKKAAEKAAPAKATASQVVVIPDRGKFHVETCRFVKGVPGTVNLTKATAKRQGYAPCGVCKP; encoded by the coding sequence TTGATCGTCGTCAGTGGCGTGCTCGTGCTCGTCGCGCTCATCTTCCTGATCATCGGGTTGCTCGGTGAGGGCCTCACCATGATCTGGCTGTCCATCGGGACGAGCGTCGTCGCGGGTGTGTTCCTGCTGCTCGGTGCGCTGCAGCGCCGTGGCGCGCCGGCCCCGGCCGCTGAGGGCGCCACGACCGGCCAGGACATGCTCGACCGCGTCACCGCGGTGTCCGTACGCCCCCGCGAGGCCGACGCCACCGACTCGACGCCCACCGAAGCCGTCGACATGGGCGCCGCCGCGTCGAGCACCGCGAGCTCCGCCGGCGAGGTGTCAGTCGTTCCCGGCCGCCCGCGCTACCACGTCGCCAACTGCCGCTTCCTCGCCGGCCGCCCCGACGTCGAGACGATCGCCGTCGAGGACGCCCGCGGCGAGGGCTACACCGCGTGCGGCGTCTGCAAGCCCGACGCCGCGCTCGAAGCCGCTGCCGCGACGCCGGAGCCCGCCGCCGAGCCGGAGCCCGACCTCGTCGCCGCCGACGCGACCGCCGAGGACATCGAGCCCGCCGCCGCGCCCGCCAAGAAGGCCCCCGCCAAGCGCGCCTCGCGTACGGCAGCCGCGTCCGCCTCGACCGGGGCGAGCGCCACGGCCGACGCCCCCGCGAAGCCGGCCAAGAAGGCCGCCGAGAAGGCCGCGCCCGCCAAGGCCACCGCGTCGCAGGTCGTCGTCATCCCCGACCGCGGCAAGTTCCACGTCGAGACCTGTCGCTTCGTCAAGGGCGTCCCCGGCACCGTCAACCTCACCAAGGCCACCGCCAAGCGCCAGGGTTACGCCCCCTGCGGAGTCTGCAAGCCGTAA
- the sepF gene encoding cell division protein SepF: MAGVLRKTMVYLGLVEQADDEYDDLPFEEEEPTGQVRRLAADEAVPVRRYPAESRTESRGALAVETRTRHVEQTRVEVPEVPSYRITTYVPAKYNDAKEIGEQFRSNVPVIMNLTEMDDDSAKRLVDFAAGLTFGLHGSLEKVTNKVFLLSPSNVTVSAEDKARIREGGFFNQS, from the coding sequence ATGGCCGGCGTGCTGCGCAAGACCATGGTCTATCTCGGGCTGGTCGAGCAGGCAGACGACGAGTACGACGACCTCCCGTTCGAGGAGGAGGAGCCGACCGGACAGGTCCGGCGCCTCGCCGCCGACGAGGCCGTCCCCGTCCGCCGCTACCCGGCCGAGAGCCGTACGGAGTCGCGCGGCGCGCTCGCCGTCGAGACCCGCACGCGCCACGTCGAGCAGACGCGCGTCGAGGTGCCGGAGGTGCCGTCGTACCGCATCACGACGTACGTCCCGGCGAAGTACAACGACGCCAAGGAGATCGGCGAGCAGTTCCGCTCCAACGTCCCCGTCATCATGAACCTCACCGAGATGGACGACGACAGCGCCAAGCGCCTCGTCGACTTCGCCGCGGGTCTCACGTTCGGCCTGCACGGCAGCCTCGAGAAGGTCACGAACAAGGTCTTCCTGCTCTCCCCGAGCAACGTCACGGTGTCGGCCGAGGACAAGGCCCGCATCCGTGAGGGCGGGTTCTTCAACCAGTCGTGA
- a CDS encoding YggT family protein, which yields MTDVLYWIGWVLFAYTYVMIVRMVMGLVLAYSQYRPSGTAAVAFEFVYSMTDPPLKFLGRFIPPLRIGNFALDLSFIVLLIGLRIIAAQLMSA from the coding sequence GTGACCGACGTCCTCTACTGGATCGGCTGGGTCCTCTTCGCGTACACGTACGTGATGATCGTCCGCATGGTCATGGGTCTCGTGCTGGCGTACAGCCAGTACCGGCCGAGCGGCACGGCGGCGGTGGCGTTCGAGTTCGTCTACTCGATGACGGATCCGCCGCTGAAGTTCCTCGGCCGCTTCATCCCGCCGTTGCGGATCGGGAACTTCGCGCTGGACCTGTCGTTCATCGTGCTGCTGATCGGCCTGCGGATCATCGCGGCCCAGCTGATGTCCGCGTGA
- a CDS encoding YggS family pyridoxal phosphate-dependent enzyme, with amino-acid sequence MSRLDDLAERLAAVRARIAAVRDPAEVTLVAVSKTWPASDVLLLRSLGVTDFGESYDAEAAAKAAMVRQAATQVRWHFVGGVQRNKARGVASYADVVHSVDRPQLADALGAAAVRAGRQIDALVQVRFDDDPGRSGVAPGEAHSLAGHVAATDGLRLGGVMCVAPLGEAPRPVFARLREIAETIRHDHPDATTISAGMTGDLEDALAEGANCVRVGTALFGGRGPRTR; translated from the coding sequence GTGAGCCGCCTCGACGACCTCGCGGAACGCCTCGCCGCCGTCCGCGCGCGCATCGCCGCGGTCCGCGACCCGGCCGAGGTCACGCTCGTCGCGGTGAGCAAGACGTGGCCCGCGTCCGACGTGCTGCTGCTGCGTTCGCTGGGGGTGACGGACTTCGGGGAGTCGTACGACGCCGAGGCCGCCGCCAAGGCCGCCATGGTGCGGCAGGCGGCGACACAGGTGCGGTGGCACTTCGTCGGCGGCGTGCAGCGCAACAAGGCGCGCGGCGTGGCGTCGTACGCCGACGTCGTCCACTCCGTCGACCGGCCGCAGCTCGCCGACGCGCTCGGCGCCGCCGCCGTACGCGCGGGGCGACAGATCGACGCCCTGGTCCAGGTGCGCTTCGACGACGACCCAGGGCGGTCCGGCGTCGCGCCCGGCGAGGCACATTCGCTCGCGGGCCACGTCGCCGCCACGGACGGCCTGCGGCTGGGCGGCGTCATGTGCGTCGCGCCGCTGGGGGAGGCGCCGCGACCGGTGTTCGCGCGGCTGCGCGAGATCGCCGAGACGATCCGCCACGACCACCCCGATGCGACGACGATCTCGGCGGGCATGACCGGCGATCTGGAGGACGCGCTCGCCGAGGGCGCGAACTGCGTGCGTGTCGGCACGGCCCTGTTCGGCGGCAGAGGTCCGCGAACCCGTTAG
- a CDS encoding FtsQ-type POTRA domain-containing protein: MTAKRTAFEQRRLAELRRKNLRRAGIAAAVLALPTVGALAAFSPLLDVDSVEVTGTRRLPAATVASAARVGDGPMVTVDVDEVRRRVAALPGVKRATVTRKWPGSVVVSVVERVPVVAVPRGERTELYDIEAVLVDTVAAPPRTTPLLAVGDGSPSPEVVRAAVAMLRALPRDLRRQVRDLAAAGPASLSFHLADGAEVVWGDGTRTKEKVRALTLLVPQKAKRYDLRVPDRPAVIPR; encoded by the coding sequence GTGACCGCGAAGCGCACGGCGTTCGAGCAGCGGCGGCTCGCCGAGCTGCGGCGGAAGAACCTGCGCCGCGCCGGTATCGCCGCGGCGGTGCTGGCGCTGCCGACCGTGGGTGCGCTGGCGGCGTTCTCGCCGCTGCTCGACGTGGACAGCGTCGAGGTGACGGGCACCCGCAGGCTGCCCGCCGCGACGGTCGCGTCCGCGGCTCGGGTGGGCGACGGGCCGATGGTGACCGTGGACGTGGACGAGGTGCGCCGCCGCGTCGCCGCGCTGCCCGGCGTCAAGCGCGCGACCGTGACGCGCAAGTGGCCGGGCTCCGTCGTCGTGTCGGTGGTCGAGCGGGTGCCGGTCGTCGCGGTGCCGCGGGGGGAGCGGACCGAGCTGTACGACATCGAGGCGGTGCTCGTCGACACCGTCGCCGCGCCGCCGCGGACGACGCCGCTGCTCGCGGTCGGCGACGGCTCGCCGTCACCGGAGGTCGTACGCGCCGCGGTGGCGATGCTGCGCGCGCTGCCCCGCGACCTGCGCCGCCAGGTGCGCGACCTCGCGGCGGCCGGTCCCGCGTCGCTGTCGTTCCACCTCGCGGACGGCGCGGAGGTCGTGTGGGGCGACGGGACGCGGACGAAGGAGAAGGTCCGCGCGCTGACGTTGCTGGTCCCGCAGAAGGCGAAGCGCTACGACCTCCGCGTCCCCGACCGCCCCGCCGTCATCCCCCGCTGA
- the pgeF gene encoding peptidoglycan editing factor PgeF: MGSPAPLLVPLAPGITAAFTTRAGGISDAPYATLNLAAHVGDDDAAVAANRKAAAAALGVDADRMTWCEQVHGDTVATVTTDDIGATLPAADGLVTGERRTPLAVLAADCVPVLLADPRQGIVAAVHAGRRGLVSGIVEVAVGTMLDLGAAREAIVGAVGPAIGPCCYEVGDDVAAEVTEALPVTRATTRQGATGLDLPAGVRHVLAREGVHAVTAVGGCTAHQPGLFFSHRRDGTTGRHAGIVWRS, encoded by the coding sequence GTGGGCAGCCCGGCGCCGCTGCTGGTCCCGCTCGCGCCGGGCATCACCGCCGCGTTCACGACGCGCGCGGGCGGCATCAGCGACGCGCCGTACGCGACCCTCAACCTCGCCGCCCACGTCGGTGACGACGACGCAGCGGTCGCCGCCAACCGCAAGGCCGCGGCCGCCGCGCTCGGCGTCGACGCCGACCGCATGACGTGGTGCGAGCAGGTCCATGGCGACACGGTCGCGACCGTCACGACCGACGACATCGGCGCGACGCTGCCGGCCGCCGACGGGCTCGTGACGGGCGAGCGCCGTACGCCGCTCGCCGTCCTCGCCGCCGACTGCGTGCCCGTCCTCCTCGCCGACCCGCGCCAGGGGATCGTCGCTGCCGTCCACGCGGGCCGCCGGGGCCTCGTCAGCGGCATCGTCGAGGTCGCGGTCGGCACGATGCTCGACCTCGGCGCTGCCCGCGAGGCGATCGTCGGCGCGGTGGGCCCCGCGATCGGGCCGTGCTGCTACGAGGTCGGCGACGACGTCGCGGCCGAGGTCACCGAGGCGCTCCCCGTCACGAGAGCGACGACGCGGCAGGGCGCCACAGGCCTCGACCTCCCCGCCGGCGTACGCCACGTCCTCGCCCGCGAGGGCGTCCACGCCGTCACGGCCGTCGGCGGGTGCACGGCGCACCAGCCAGGCCTGTTCTTCTCGCACCGGCGCGACGGCACGACCGGCCGGCACGCGGGGATCGTCTGGCGGTCGTGA
- the ileS gene encoding isoleucine--tRNA ligase produces the protein MSKRFEPAPAQLDLPALERRVLERWEENDVFGRSLAQTKDGPVWAFYDGPPTANGKPGIHHAEPRVFKDVFCRFRAMTGHYVPRRAGWDCHGLPVELAVEKELGFSGKQEIERYGIEAFNEKCRESVLRHVGEHQELSRRMGYWVDQVNAYRTMDPDYIESVWWSLKTIFDKGLLVEDYRVAPYCPRCGTALSDHEVAQGYATVADPSVTVRFPLVDDERVLLVWTTTPWTLVSNTAVAVHPDVTYVTAKVGDELLVVAEPLVEKALGEGAEIVDRFPGRDLEHKKYTRPFDLVDIPGAHYVALATYVTTEDGTGLVHTAPAFGAEDLEVARAYGLPVVNPITPKGEFADDVPTVGGRFFKEVDADLTADLKARGLLWRAETYEHSYPHCWRCDTPLINYATPSWYIRTTAVKDRLLEENAKTDWHPPTIRDGRYGDWLTNNIDWSLSRSRYWGTPLPIWRCDNGHLTCVGSRAELGALSGTDCSDLDPHRPFVDGVTLACRECGEMAARVPEVIDCWYDAGSMPFAQWGAPHRNLETFEAQYPAQFIAEAIDQTRGWFYTLMAIGTLVYDRSSYETVLCLGHIVDADGRKMSKHLGNILEPFELFERHGADPVRWLLLCVGTPWSSRRVGDAAIEEVVRKVLLTYWNTVSFFTLYASTCDFAPGAETGEKTLMDRWLRSELHATVAEVTESLESFDTTRAGRRLTQFVDDLSNWYVRRCRRRFWKADPAALGTLHETLLTLTQLLAPFVPFLTEQVWECLNGEGDSVHLTSWPVADTALVDERLSRQMSLVRRLVELGRATRAESGVKTRQPLSRALVAAAGWTDLPDELRAQVAEELNVEAVDRLDSSAGLVDVTVKPNFRTLGARFGKETPKVAKAVQTADASALAAALAGGAATVTVDGEEVSLSADEVVVTESPREGWAVSSEGGATVALDLTITPELKLAGLARDAVRALQESRKASGLDVSDRIELWWEAEGDMAAALETHGQSVAEEVLAVEWTRGKPARDMAMHQEKDLGLRWWLRGAGE, from the coding sequence GTGAGCAAGCGCTTCGAGCCCGCCCCTGCCCAGCTCGACCTGCCCGCGCTCGAACGCCGAGTCCTCGAGCGCTGGGAGGAGAACGACGTCTTCGGCCGTTCCCTCGCGCAGACGAAGGACGGCCCGGTGTGGGCGTTCTACGACGGCCCGCCGACCGCCAACGGCAAGCCCGGCATCCACCACGCCGAGCCGCGGGTGTTCAAGGACGTGTTCTGCCGCTTCCGCGCGATGACCGGCCACTACGTGCCCCGCCGCGCCGGCTGGGACTGCCACGGCCTGCCCGTCGAGCTGGCCGTCGAGAAGGAGCTCGGCTTCTCCGGCAAGCAGGAGATCGAGCGGTACGGCATCGAGGCGTTCAACGAGAAGTGCCGCGAGTCGGTCCTCCGCCACGTCGGCGAGCACCAGGAGCTGTCCCGCCGGATGGGCTACTGGGTCGACCAGGTCAACGCGTACCGGACCATGGACCCCGACTACATCGAGAGCGTCTGGTGGTCACTGAAGACCATCTTCGACAAGGGCCTGCTCGTCGAGGACTACCGCGTCGCGCCGTACTGCCCGCGCTGCGGCACCGCGCTGTCCGACCACGAGGTCGCCCAGGGGTACGCCACCGTCGCCGATCCGTCGGTGACCGTGCGCTTCCCGCTCGTGGACGACGAGCGCGTGCTGCTCGTCTGGACCACGACGCCGTGGACGCTCGTCTCCAACACCGCCGTCGCGGTCCACCCCGACGTCACGTACGTCACCGCGAAGGTCGGCGACGAGCTGCTCGTCGTCGCGGAGCCGCTGGTGGAGAAGGCGCTCGGCGAGGGTGCCGAGATCGTGGACCGGTTCCCAGGCCGCGACCTCGAACACAAGAAGTACACGAGGCCGTTCGACCTCGTCGACATCCCCGGCGCGCACTACGTCGCCCTGGCCACCTACGTCACGACGGAGGACGGCACCGGGCTCGTGCACACGGCGCCGGCGTTCGGCGCGGAGGACCTCGAGGTCGCGCGCGCGTACGGCCTCCCCGTCGTCAACCCGATCACGCCGAAGGGCGAGTTCGCGGACGACGTGCCTACGGTCGGCGGGCGGTTCTTCAAGGAGGTCGACGCCGACCTCACGGCGGACCTCAAGGCGCGCGGGCTGCTGTGGCGCGCCGAGACGTACGAGCACTCGTACCCGCACTGCTGGCGCTGCGACACGCCGCTCATCAACTACGCCACGCCGTCCTGGTACATCCGCACCACCGCCGTCAAGGACCGCCTCCTCGAGGAGAACGCCAAGACCGACTGGCACCCGCCGACGATCCGCGACGGCCGTTACGGCGACTGGCTCACCAACAACATCGACTGGTCGCTCTCCCGCTCCCGCTACTGGGGCACGCCGCTGCCGATCTGGCGCTGCGACAACGGCCACCTCACCTGCGTCGGCTCCCGCGCCGAGCTCGGCGCGCTGTCCGGCACGGACTGCTCCGACCTCGACCCGCACCGGCCGTTCGTGGACGGCGTGACGCTGGCGTGCCGCGAGTGCGGCGAGATGGCCGCGCGGGTGCCCGAGGTCATCGACTGCTGGTACGACGCCGGCTCCATGCCGTTCGCCCAGTGGGGCGCGCCGCACCGCAACCTGGAGACGTTCGAGGCGCAGTACCCCGCGCAGTTCATCGCCGAGGCGATCGACCAGACGCGCGGGTGGTTCTACACGCTCATGGCGATCGGGACGCTCGTGTACGACCGCTCGTCGTACGAGACCGTCCTCTGCCTCGGTCACATCGTCGACGCCGACGGCCGCAAGATGAGCAAGCACCTCGGCAACATCCTCGAGCCGTTCGAGCTGTTCGAACGCCACGGCGCCGACCCCGTCCGCTGGCTGCTGCTCTGCGTCGGCACGCCGTGGTCCAGCCGCCGCGTCGGCGACGCGGCCATCGAGGAGGTCGTACGGAAGGTCCTGCTGACCTACTGGAACACCGTCTCGTTCTTCACGCTGTACGCCTCGACGTGCGACTTCGCGCCGGGCGCGGAGACCGGCGAGAAGACGCTGATGGACCGGTGGCTGCGCTCGGAGCTGCACGCGACCGTGGCCGAGGTGACCGAGTCGCTGGAGTCGTTCGACACGACGCGGGCGGGGCGGCGGCTGACGCAGTTCGTCGACGACCTGTCCAACTGGTACGTACGCCGCTGCCGCCGCCGCTTCTGGAAGGCCGACCCCGCGGCGCTCGGCACCCTCCACGAGACGTTGCTGACGCTGACGCAGCTGCTGGCGCCGTTCGTGCCGTTCCTGACGGAGCAGGTCTGGGAGTGTCTCAACGGCGAGGGGGACTCCGTGCACCTCACGTCCTGGCCCGTCGCGGACACCGCGCTCGTGGACGAGCGCCTGTCTCGGCAGATGTCGCTGGTACGCCGCCTCGTCGAGCTCGGCCGCGCCACGAGGGCCGAGAGCGGCGTGAAGACCCGCCAGCCGCTGTCGAGGGCGCTGGTGGCGGCGGCGGGCTGGACCGACCTCCCGGACGAGCTCCGAGCCCAGGTCGCCGAGGAGCTCAACGTGGAGGCAGTGGACCGCCTCGACTCCTCAGCGGGACTCGTGGACGTCACGGTCAAGCCCAACTTCAGGACATTGGGAGCCCGCTTCGGCAAGGAGACCCCCAAGGTCGCCAAGGCCGTCCAGACGGCAGACGCGAGCGCGCTGGCAGCGGCGCTCGCGGGGGGCGCGGCGACGGTGACGGTCGACGGCGAGGAGGTCTCGCTGAGCGCCGACGAGGTCGTCGTCACCGAGTCGCCGAGGGAAGGCTGGGCAGTGAGCAGCGAGGGCGGCGCAACGGTCGCCCTCGACCTGACCATCACCCCGGAACTCAAGCTGGCCGGCCTGGCACGGGACGCGGTACGAGCCCTGCAGGAAAGCCGCAAGGCATCAGGGCTGGACGTCTCCGACCGCATCGAGCTCTGGTGGGAAGCCGAAGGCGACATGGCAGCAGCCCTGGAGACCCACGGCCAGTCGGTGGCAGAGGAAGTCCTGGCGGTGGAGTGGACGAGGGGCAAGCCCGCGCGAGACATGGCGATGCACCAGGAGAAGGACCTCGGCCTGCGCTGGTGGCTCCGAGGCGCAGGCGAGTAG
- a CDS encoding DivIVA domain-containing protein, which produces MPLTPEDVRNRRFKTAFRGYDETEVDTFLDEVEVELTRLLGEQDTLRQRLQTAQAAPPPQPVHSEAEEMLRRTLLLAQRTADETVAEAKQEAERLTSTAREHAESMLRQAQEQAAAAISDLETRRQALEQHIEGLRAFEREYRTRLKAYLESQLRDLDGRGQPAGEGTPPIPPIAPIGEPAAPPASPFLTPAVGEQDGPAAVPTFATGSPGDVPGVSYGDDEPEPFDIDEGGDEVPRLAP; this is translated from the coding sequence ATGCCGCTGACTCCTGAGGACGTGCGGAACCGCCGCTTCAAGACGGCCTTCCGCGGCTACGACGAGACCGAGGTCGACACGTTCCTCGACGAGGTCGAGGTCGAGCTGACCCGCCTGCTCGGCGAGCAGGACACGTTGCGGCAACGCCTCCAGACGGCGCAGGCGGCGCCGCCGCCGCAGCCGGTGCACAGCGAGGCCGAGGAGATGCTCCGGCGCACGCTGCTGCTCGCGCAGCGCACCGCCGACGAGACCGTCGCCGAGGCCAAGCAGGAGGCCGAACGCCTCACAAGCACCGCGCGCGAGCACGCCGAGTCGATGCTGCGCCAGGCGCAGGAGCAGGCCGCCGCCGCGATCAGCGACCTCGAGACCCGCCGGCAGGCGCTGGAGCAGCACATCGAGGGCCTGCGCGCCTTCGAGCGGGAGTACCGCACCCGGCTCAAGGCGTACCTCGAGTCGCAGCTGCGCGACCTCGACGGCCGCGGCCAGCCGGCGGGCGAGGGCACGCCGCCGATCCCGCCGATCGCGCCGATCGGTGAGCCGGCGGCGCCGCCGGCCTCGCCGTTCCTCACGCCGGCCGTGGGGGAGCAGGACGGACCCGCGGCGGTCCCGACGTTCGCGACGGGGTCGCCGGGGGACGTGCCCGGCGTGTCGTACGGCGACGACGAGCCGGAGCCGTTCGACATCGACGAGGGCGGCGACGAGGTGCCGCGTCTCGCACCGTAG
- the ftsZ gene encoding cell division protein FtsZ gives MAAPQNYLAVIKVVGIGGGGVNAVNRMIEVGLKGVEFIAVNTDAQALLMSDADVKLDVGRELTRGLGAGADPDVGRQAAEDHRDEIEEVLKGADMVFVTAGEGGGTGTGGAPVVANVAKKLGALTIGVTTRPFGFEGRRRATQAEQGIEALRDEVDTLIVIPNDRLLQISDKEVSVLDAFRAADQVLLSGVQGITDLITTPGLINLDFADVKAIMSGAGSALMGIGRARGDDRAAAAAEAAISSPLLEASIDGAHGVLLNISGGSDLGLFEIHEAADLIAQAAHPDANIIFGAVIDDALGDEVRVTVIAAGFDGGEMKARREPVAVRRPVQREQVAPAVVDLVDDDVDLDEDVEEPVPTFARSAREPVREPEPVRVQPRVETPRRKIVFEDNDDLDVPDFLK, from the coding sequence GTGGCGGCACCGCAGAACTACCTCGCGGTCATCAAGGTGGTCGGAATCGGCGGCGGCGGCGTCAACGCCGTCAACCGCATGATCGAAGTCGGCCTCAAGGGGGTCGAGTTCATCGCCGTCAACACCGACGCGCAGGCGCTGCTGATGAGCGACGCCGACGTCAAGCTCGACGTCGGCCGTGAGCTCACCCGCGGCCTCGGCGCCGGTGCCGACCCCGACGTGGGCAGGCAGGCGGCGGAGGACCACCGCGACGAGATCGAGGAGGTGCTCAAGGGCGCCGACATGGTCTTCGTCACCGCGGGCGAGGGTGGCGGCACCGGCACCGGCGGCGCGCCCGTCGTGGCCAACGTCGCGAAGAAGCTCGGCGCGCTGACGATCGGTGTCACGACGCGACCGTTCGGCTTCGAGGGGCGCCGTCGCGCGACCCAGGCCGAGCAGGGCATCGAGGCGCTGCGCGACGAGGTCGACACCCTCATCGTCATCCCCAACGACCGCCTCCTCCAGATCTCCGACAAGGAGGTCAGCGTCCTCGACGCGTTCCGCGCGGCGGACCAGGTGCTGCTCTCCGGTGTCCAGGGCATCACCGACCTCATCACGACGCCGGGTCTGATCAACCTCGACTTCGCCGACGTCAAGGCGATCATGTCCGGCGCCGGCTCGGCGCTCATGGGCATCGGCCGCGCGCGCGGCGACGACCGCGCGGCGGCGGCCGCCGAGGCCGCGATCTCGAGCCCGCTGCTCGAGGCGAGCATCGACGGCGCGCACGGCGTCCTGCTCAACATCTCCGGCGGCAGTGACCTCGGCCTGTTCGAGATCCACGAGGCGGCCGACCTCATCGCGCAGGCCGCCCACCCCGACGCGAACATCATCTTCGGCGCCGTCATCGACGACGCCCTCGGCGACGAGGTGCGCGTCACCGTCATCGCCGCGGGTTTCGACGGCGGCGAGATGAAGGCGCGCCGTGAGCCCGTCGCCGTACGCCGGCCGGTCCAGCGCGAGCAGGTCGCGCCCGCGGTCGTCGACCTCGTCGACGACGACGTCGACCTCGACGAGGACGTCGAGGAGCCGGTGCCGACGTTCGCGCGGTCCGCACGCGAGCCGGTGCGCGAGCCCGAGCCGGTCCGCGTCCAGCCGCGCGTCGAGACGCCGCGCAGGAAGATCGTGTTCGAGGACAACGACGACCTCGACGTCCCCGACTTCCTGAAGTAG
- a CDS encoding DinB family protein: protein MRAWNADPPLAADERTTLAAYLDYHRATLVGKVAGLTDAQAKWSPVPSGTSLFGLVSHLTTVERWWFAKVIAGLDVAFPWREDDPDADFRGPDGATLADVVSAYEAECERSRAILADADFETVVTGERAGRNVRYVVVHMIEETARHNGHADLLRARRRRDGRMTRPGGAAP, encoded by the coding sequence ATGCGGGCATGGAACGCCGATCCGCCGCTCGCCGCGGACGAGAGGACGACGCTGGCGGCGTACCTCGACTACCACCGCGCGACGCTCGTGGGGAAGGTCGCCGGCCTCACCGACGCGCAGGCGAAGTGGTCGCCGGTGCCGAGCGGGACGAGCCTGTTCGGTCTCGTCTCGCACCTGACGACGGTCGAGCGGTGGTGGTTCGCGAAGGTGATCGCGGGCCTCGACGTCGCGTTCCCGTGGCGTGAGGACGACCCGGACGCGGACTTCCGCGGACCAGACGGCGCGACCCTCGCGGACGTCGTGAGCGCATACGAGGCCGAGTGCGAACGCAGCCGCGCGATCCTCGCCGACGCCGACTTCGAGACGGTCGTCACGGGGGAGCGGGCGGGCCGCAACGTCCGCTACGTCGTCGTGCACATGATCGAGGAGACGGCCCGGCACAACGGCCACGCCGACCTCCTGCGAGCTCGTCGACGGCGCGACGGGCGAATGACACGCCCGGGAGGCGCGGCGCCTTGA